The following proteins are co-located in the Pseudomonas synxantha genome:
- a CDS encoding SlyX family protein, producing the protein MDLQDRVTDLESRLAFQDDTIETLNDILVTQQRAVERLQLQMTALLKRQEEMGGQFESSEEEAPPPHY; encoded by the coding sequence ATGGACCTGCAAGATCGCGTCACCGACCTGGAAAGCCGCCTGGCCTTCCAGGACGACACCATCGAGACCCTCAATGACATCCTGGTCACCCAGCAGCGTGCGGTCGAGCGCCTGCAATTGCAGATGACGGCCCTGCTCAAGCGCCAGGAAGAAATGGGCGGGCAGTTCGAGTCGTCCGAAGAAGAAGCGCCGCCGCCGCACTATTGA
- a CDS encoding HIT domain-containing protein: protein MFALDQRLQQDTLAIGDFPLCRLLLSNDSNYPWFILVPRIDNISEVFQLDVADQQTLWQETTALAQLLNEGLAADKMNIGALGNVVNQLHVHVIVRKRDDAAWPAPVWGKHPAQPYNHEQVSAMRALLRELLPAEFIFTQD, encoded by the coding sequence GTGTTCGCCCTAGATCAACGCCTGCAACAAGATACCTTGGCCATTGGGGACTTCCCGCTGTGTCGCCTGCTGCTGTCCAATGACTCGAACTACCCCTGGTTTATCCTGGTACCGCGCATCGACAATATCAGCGAAGTGTTTCAACTGGATGTCGCAGATCAACAAACCTTGTGGCAAGAGACGACGGCCCTGGCGCAGCTGCTCAATGAAGGGCTGGCCGCCGATAAGATGAACATCGGCGCGCTGGGCAACGTGGTCAACCAGTTGCATGTGCACGTGATCGTGCGTAAACGCGATGACGCCGCCTGGCCGGCTCCGGTGTGGGGCAAACATCCCGCCCAGCCTTATAACCACGAGCAAGTGTCGGCGATGCGCGCTCTTTTGCGTGAGCTATTGCCCGCCGAATTCATCTTTACCCAGGACTGA
- a CDS encoding OprD family porin, translated as MRVMKWSMIALAVSAGTSQFAMASAQDDSKGFVEDSTFTINTRALYFSRDFRNNPSGPGSKSRAEETGLGFNALYESGFTQGTIGVGVDVIGLMGLKLDSGKGRAGTGLFPTGSDGRSQDDYSKGGGAVKFRISNTVLKVGDQYTTAPVFASDDSRLLPELPQGISITSNEIKGLKLEGGHFTSSVAQAQTYHDSLGLTKTDFVGGVYAFTPEFTGSLYYAKTEDYFRKYYSNLNWTHALSDDQSFALDFNIYDTKSDGAGLQRAEKDGVTKLDNRAFSLQGAYTIGAHTFTLAAQKVTGDGDYGYGVDGGGTVFLANSIARSDFNAEGEKSYQARYDINMATFGIPGLSFMTRYVTGSGANTGTTSNGKEWERDIEAKYVIQSGPAKDLSLRLRQATYRSGDGVYYGSPSIDELRLIANYPLNIL; from the coding sequence ATGCGCGTGATGAAGTGGAGCATGATCGCCCTGGCTGTTTCAGCAGGCACCTCGCAGTTCGCAATGGCGTCCGCCCAGGACGATTCCAAGGGCTTTGTTGAAGACAGTACGTTCACTATCAATACTCGCGCCCTGTACTTCAGCCGCGACTTCCGTAACAACCCGTCGGGCCCGGGTTCGAAGAGCCGTGCAGAAGAAACCGGCCTGGGCTTCAATGCCCTGTACGAATCGGGCTTCACCCAAGGCACCATTGGTGTCGGTGTCGACGTGATCGGCCTGATGGGCCTCAAGCTCGACAGCGGCAAGGGTCGAGCTGGCACGGGTCTGTTCCCCACCGGTTCCGACGGTCGTTCGCAGGACGATTACTCCAAGGGCGGCGGCGCGGTTAAGTTCCGCATCTCCAATACTGTGTTGAAAGTCGGTGACCAGTACACCACCGCGCCAGTGTTCGCTTCCGACGACAGCCGTCTGTTGCCGGAGCTGCCACAGGGTATCTCGATCACCAGCAACGAGATCAAGGGCCTCAAGCTTGAGGGCGGCCACTTCACCTCCAGCGTCGCGCAGGCACAGACCTACCATGACAGCCTGGGCCTGACGAAAACCGACTTTGTCGGCGGCGTCTACGCGTTCACTCCGGAATTCACCGGTAGCCTGTACTACGCGAAAACCGAAGATTACTTCCGCAAGTACTACAGCAACCTGAACTGGACCCACGCGTTGAGCGATGATCAGTCCTTCGCGCTGGACTTCAACATCTACGACACCAAGAGCGATGGCGCAGGCCTGCAACGCGCAGAGAAGGATGGCGTGACCAAGCTCGACAACCGCGCGTTCAGCTTGCAGGGTGCGTACACCATCGGCGCTCACACCTTCACCCTGGCAGCCCAGAAGGTTACCGGTGACGGCGACTACGGTTACGGCGTAGACGGCGGCGGCACGGTATTCCTGGCCAACTCCATCGCCCGTTCCGACTTCAACGCCGAAGGCGAGAAGTCCTACCAGGCGCGCTACGACATCAACATGGCGACCTTCGGCATTCCTGGCCTGAGCTTCATGACTCGCTACGTCACCGGTAGCGGCGCCAACACTGGCACGACCAGCAACGGCAAAGAGTGGGAACGCGACATCGAAGCCAAGTACGTGATTCAGAGCGGCCCGGCTAAAGACCTCAGCCTGCGTCTGCGTCAAGCGACTTACCGCTCCGGTGATGGCGTTTACTACGGTTCGCCTTCTATCGACGAGCTGCGCCTGATCGCGAACTACCCGCTGAACATCTTGTAA
- a CDS encoding mechanosensitive ion channel family protein — translation MDLNAEVDHLIKTSQSWIPMIMEYGSRVLLAMLTLAIGWWLINKLTHRVGRLLAVRNADLALQHFITSLANIVLKVMLVVSVASMIGVETTSFVAAIGAATLAIGLALQGSLANFAGGVLILLFRPFRIGDWIEAQGTSGTVDSIQIFHTVLRTGDNKTVILPNGILSNGIITNTNRQPTRKVVFDVGVDYEADLQKAREVLLELAKDPRVLADPAPVAVVSTLGDSSITVSLRCWTSTPDYWDVMFMFNELARDRLKAAGIDIPFPQRVIRVMQESVAK, via the coding sequence ATGGATTTAAACGCAGAAGTGGATCATTTGATCAAGACCTCCCAGTCCTGGATCCCGATGATCATGGAATATGGCAGCCGTGTATTGCTGGCCATGCTGACCCTGGCCATCGGCTGGTGGCTGATCAACAAACTGACCCATCGCGTGGGCCGCTTGCTCGCGGTACGCAATGCTGACCTTGCGCTGCAGCACTTCATTACCAGCCTGGCGAACATCGTGCTCAAGGTCATGCTGGTGGTCAGCGTGGCCTCGATGATCGGTGTGGAAACCACCTCGTTCGTCGCCGCTATCGGCGCCGCGACCCTGGCCATCGGCCTGGCATTGCAAGGCAGCCTGGCCAACTTCGCCGGTGGCGTGCTGATCCTGCTGTTCCGCCCGTTCCGCATTGGCGACTGGATCGAAGCCCAAGGCACCTCCGGCACCGTCGACAGCATCCAGATTTTCCACACCGTGCTGCGTACCGGCGACAACAAGACGGTGATCCTGCCCAACGGCATCCTGTCCAACGGCATCATCACCAACACCAACCGCCAGCCAACCCGCAAGGTAGTGTTTGACGTCGGTGTGGATTACGAGGCAGACCTGCAAAAAGCTCGCGAAGTGCTGCTGGAACTGGCCAAAGACCCACGGGTGCTGGCTGATCCTGCACCGGTGGCGGTGGTTTCGACCTTGGGCGACAGCTCCATTACGGTTTCCCTGCGCTGCTGGACCAGTACCCCGGATTATTGGGACGTGATGTTCATGTTTAATGAACTGGCGCGTGATCGTTTGAAAGCAGCGGGGATTGATATTCCGTTTCCGCAGCGGGTTATTCGTGTGATGCAGGAAAGTGTGGCGAAATAA
- a CDS encoding YajQ family cyclic di-GMP-binding protein, whose protein sequence is MPSFDVVSELDKHEVTNAVENAVKELDRRYDLKGKGSFEFKEKELTVNLTAEADFQLEAMIEILKLALVKRKIDVQCLEVKDAYASGKLMKQDAVLKEGIDKELAKKIVAHIKDAKLKVQAAIQGEQVRVTGKKRDDLQEAIAALRAKTFDMPLQFNNFRD, encoded by the coding sequence ATGCCTTCGTTCGACGTGGTATCTGAACTGGACAAACACGAAGTCACCAACGCCGTCGAGAACGCCGTCAAGGAACTGGACCGTCGCTATGACTTGAAAGGCAAGGGCAGCTTCGAATTCAAGGAAAAGGAACTGACCGTCAACCTGACCGCTGAAGCCGATTTCCAGCTGGAAGCGATGATCGAGATCCTCAAGCTGGCCCTGGTCAAGCGCAAGATCGACGTGCAGTGCCTTGAAGTCAAGGACGCCTACGCCTCCGGCAAGCTGATGAAGCAGGACGCCGTGCTCAAGGAAGGCATCGACAAGGAGCTGGCGAAGAAGATCGTCGCGCATATCAAGGATGCCAAGCTGAAAGTCCAGGCCGCCATCCAGGGCGAGCAGGTGCGTGTCACCGGCAAGAAGCGCGACGACCTGCAAGAGGCCATCGCGGCCCTGCGCGCCAAGACCTTCGACATGCCGCTGCAGTTCAATAACTTCCGCGACTGA